The proteins below are encoded in one region of Deltaproteobacteria bacterium:
- a CDS encoding leucine--tRNA ligase, which translates to MQHQYNPHAIEAKWQAYWEAHQTFRTPTDPALLRQRPKYYILDMFPYPSAAGLHVGHPEGYTATDVIARMKRMQGFNVLHPMGWDAFGLPAERAAVRENQHPATITQRNVDNFRRQIKRLGFSYDWSREVSTADPAYYRWTQWIFLKLYERGLAYMAEVPVNWCPALGTVLANEEVKDGRYVETGDPVERQLMQQWMLKITVYAERLLADLGEVDWPEGVKEMQRNWIGKSIGADITFTIADTPHTFTVFTTRPDTLFGCTYCVLAPEHPLVAQVTTPAQCSAVEAYVAASRQKTDLQRTDLARDKTGVFTGAYAVHPVTGAPLPLWVADYVLLSYGSGAIMAVPAHDDRDHAFATRFGLPIVEVITGGKQSVQEAAHPGDGVAIHSQFLDGLPVAAAQQKMIEWLEAHRKGQARVHYRLRDWLFSRQRYWGEPFPILHAADGTLIPVAPEDLPVALPPVDEYRPTADGQPPLARADGAWRQVALPDGRVALRETNTMPQWAGSCWYYLRFLDPQNTSAPWSAEAEQYWMPVDLYVGGVEHAVLHLLYARFWHKVLYDCGLVHTKEPFQKLFNQGMILAYSYRDAKGKYYHPRDVEQRDNRPVLRTSGEPLEAQIEKMSKSKQNVVSPDEVIDQYGADAMRLYELFMGPLEQVKPWQMDGVEGVNRFLGRVWRLIVDERTGALAERLVDSPSASAPALWKVLHQTIQKVTDDTAQLRFNTAIAQMMIFLNAASGVERIPREIAKDFVRLVAPYAPHLAEELWERLGEATSIAHAPWPVSDAALCADERMTIVVQVNGRRRDAIAVEKTATADDVRRLAMTEKVTLAIGGAAIARVVYVPNRIVNIVLQ; encoded by the coding sequence ATGCAGCACCAGTACAATCCACATGCGATCGAAGCGAAATGGCAGGCCTATTGGGAGGCGCACCAGACGTTTCGCACCCCGACCGATCCCGCGTTGCTGCGGCAACGCCCGAAATATTACATCCTCGATATGTTTCCGTATCCATCCGCAGCGGGACTGCACGTCGGGCATCCGGAAGGATATACCGCAACCGACGTGATCGCGCGGATGAAGCGGATGCAAGGCTTCAATGTTTTGCACCCGATGGGCTGGGACGCCTTCGGGTTGCCGGCGGAACGGGCCGCAGTACGCGAGAATCAGCATCCGGCGACGATCACGCAGCGCAACGTGGACAACTTCCGCCGCCAAATCAAACGCCTCGGATTCAGTTACGACTGGTCGCGCGAAGTCAGCACGGCGGATCCCGCGTATTACCGCTGGACGCAGTGGATCTTCCTGAAACTCTACGAGCGCGGACTCGCGTATATGGCCGAAGTCCCGGTCAATTGGTGTCCGGCGTTGGGGACCGTGTTGGCGAACGAAGAAGTAAAAGATGGTCGCTATGTCGAAACGGGCGATCCGGTCGAGCGACAACTGATGCAGCAGTGGATGCTCAAGATCACGGTCTACGCCGAGCGGTTGTTGGCGGACTTAGGCGAAGTCGATTGGCCCGAGGGCGTGAAGGAGATGCAGCGCAACTGGATCGGGAAATCGATCGGCGCCGACATCACGTTTACGATTGCGGATACGCCGCACACCTTTACGGTCTTTACGACGCGGCCCGATACGTTGTTCGGCTGCACGTATTGCGTGCTGGCGCCGGAACATCCGTTGGTGGCGCAAGTGACGACGCCGGCACAATGCAGCGCCGTCGAGGCGTACGTGGCGGCGAGTCGGCAGAAGACCGACTTGCAGCGCACGGATTTAGCGCGTGACAAGACTGGCGTCTTTACTGGCGCGTATGCCGTGCATCCGGTGACAGGAGCGCCGCTCCCGTTGTGGGTCGCCGATTATGTGCTGCTGAGTTACGGGAGTGGCGCGATCATGGCGGTCCCGGCGCACGACGATCGCGATCACGCGTTCGCGACCCGCTTTGGCTTGCCGATCGTCGAAGTGATCACCGGCGGCAAGCAATCGGTGCAGGAGGCTGCGCATCCGGGCGACGGGGTCGCGATCCATTCCCAATTCCTCGACGGTCTGCCGGTCGCGGCTGCGCAACAAAAAATGATCGAATGGTTGGAGGCGCATCGCAAGGGGCAGGCACGCGTCCACTATCGGCTGCGCGATTGGCTCTTTTCCCGCCAACGCTATTGGGGCGAACCGTTTCCGATCCTGCACGCTGCCGACGGCACTTTGATTCCGGTCGCCCCGGAGGATTTGCCGGTCGCGTTGCCGCCGGTCGACGAATATCGGCCCACGGCGGACGGCCAACCGCCGCTGGCCCGCGCGGATGGCGCGTGGCGCCAAGTCGCGCTGCCGGATGGTCGCGTCGCTTTGCGCGAAACGAACACGATGCCGCAATGGGCCGGCTCGTGTTGGTACTATCTCCGCTTCCTTGATCCGCAGAATACGTCGGCGCCGTGGTCGGCGGAGGCCGAGCAATATTGGATGCCGGTGGATTTGTATGTCGGCGGAGTGGAGCACGCAGTGTTGCATTTGTTGTACGCACGTTTTTGGCACAAGGTCTTGTACGATTGCGGTCTGGTCCACACCAAAGAGCCGTTTCAGAAATTGTTCAATCAAGGGATGATCCTCGCGTACAGCTATCGCGACGCGAAGGGGAAATATTATCATCCACGTGACGTGGAGCAGCGCGACAATCGCCCGGTATTGCGCACGTCCGGCGAGCCGCTGGAGGCGCAAATCGAAAAGATGTCGAAGTCGAAGCAAAACGTCGTCAGTCCGGATGAAGTGATCGACCAATACGGCGCGGACGCGATGCGACTGTACGAACTCTTTATGGGGCCGTTGGAACAAGTGAAGCCGTGGCAGATGGACGGCGTCGAAGGCGTGAATCGATTTCTCGGACGCGTCTGGCGGTTGATCGTGGATGAACGGACCGGTGCACTGGCCGAACGGCTCGTCGATTCCCCGAGTGCAAGCGCACCGGCGTTGTGGAAAGTGTTGCACCAAACGATCCAAAAGGTCACGGACGATACGGCGCAGCTCCGCTTCAATACCGCGATCGCGCAAATGATGATCTTCCTGAATGCCGCGAGCGGCGTGGAACGGATTCCGCGCGAGATCGCGAAAGACTTTGTTCGGTTGGTCGCGCCGTATGCGCCGCATCTGGCGGAAGAGTTGTGGGAACGTTTGGGCGAGGCGACGTCGATCGCGCACGCCCCGTGGCCGGTGTCGGATGCGGCGCTCTGCGCCGACGAACGGATGACGATCGTGGTGCAAGTGAACGGGCGGCGGCGCGACGCGATTGCCGTGGAAAAGACCGCGACCGCGGACGACGTCCGACGGCTCGCGATGACCGAAAAAGTCACACTCGCTATCGGCGGAGCGGCGATCGCACGCGTGGTGTATGTGCCGAACCGCATCGTCAATATTGTGCTGCAATGA
- the holA gene encoding DNA polymerase III subunit delta, with the protein MITLSELDQQLRRGDIAPLYLVVGAEAYLRRTAVQRIAQALAKAAGSVVTPQRFDASALTATELVARAQSDDLFAARQLLVVQGGEVWKSEAWEALATWRQHPSPVAVLIVQAEKLDQRGAAVKRLMASACVIECKSLYPNQVPDWVRIECQRRGKPISQDAARLLADVVGTELGALDQALEKLFLYCGDKQLIEATSVEAVILETSQRTVFEFAAAVGAGEPTAACHLLERLLSGGESPVMLLSMLARHWRLLVRARAWQEQGGKDKAPLAQTLKVHPFFVQEYARQAAQRPLPALARGLRQIAATDRALKRTRTPGRSVLTHCVLALSGKESPAL; encoded by the coding sequence ATGATCACGCTCTCGGAACTCGATCAACAATTACGACGTGGCGACATTGCGCCGCTCTATCTCGTCGTCGGCGCGGAGGCGTATTTGCGCCGAACCGCCGTGCAGCGGATTGCGCAAGCCTTGGCGAAGGCGGCGGGGAGCGTCGTCACGCCGCAACGCTTCGACGCGAGCGCGTTGACGGCGACGGAGCTGGTGGCGCGGGCGCAGAGCGACGACTTGTTCGCGGCGCGCCAACTGTTGGTGGTGCAGGGCGGGGAAGTGTGGAAAAGCGAAGCGTGGGAGGCGTTGGCGACGTGGCGGCAACACCCGAGTCCGGTGGCCGTGCTGATCGTGCAGGCCGAAAAGCTCGACCAACGGGGCGCGGCCGTGAAGCGGCTGATGGCGAGTGCGTGCGTGATCGAATGCAAGTCACTGTATCCGAATCAAGTGCCCGATTGGGTGCGAATCGAATGTCAGCGGCGCGGCAAACCGATCAGCCAAGATGCGGCGCGGCTGTTGGCCGATGTGGTCGGGACCGAGCTCGGCGCGCTCGATCAAGCGCTCGAGAAATTGTTCCTCTATTGTGGCGACAAGCAATTGATCGAGGCGACGAGTGTCGAGGCGGTGATCCTCGAGACCTCGCAGCGGACCGTTTTCGAATTCGCCGCCGCCGTCGGGGCCGGTGAACCGACGGCGGCGTGCCATTTGTTGGAGCGGCTGCTGAGCGGCGGCGAGAGTCCCGTCATGTTGCTGAGCATGTTGGCGCGCCATTGGCGTCTGCTGGTGCGGGCGCGCGCGTGGCAAGAGCAGGGTGGGAAGGACAAGGCCCCGCTCGCCCAGACATTGAAGGTGCATCCGTTTTTTGTCCAAGAATATGCACGCCAAGCCGCGCAACGGCCATTGCCTGCCCTGGCACGCGGACTGCGCCAGATCGCCGCGACCGATCGCGCGCTCAAACGCACCCGCACTCCAGGCCGGAGCGTGCTGACCCACTGCGTGTTGGCGTTGAGTGGGAAGGAAAGTCCCGCACTGTGA